One genomic region from Rhizomicrobium palustre encodes:
- a CDS encoding ROK family protein, with product MAANRFGAIEAGGTKFVCAVGSSPNDLSAVERIPTTTPAETMARVRAYFEAQIAQGGPLQAIGIATFGPAGVHPGAPEWGTILSTPKPGWSNTSLVQPLGDAFGVPVGFDTDVNGAALAEHRWGAGAGANVSTYVTIGTGVGGGTVANGRIIHGLRHPEVGHFYPRRHGEDVQFSGICPFHGDCLEGLASGPAIATRWGTSLSQLPSNHIAHEVIAYYLGQMVVNLQAVLAPRRIILGGGVSQTPGLLEEVARAAKRLGNGYFAPAKDMERLISAPELGERSGILGAVLLAEQALQKQAKNT from the coding sequence ATGGCTGCAAACCGGTTTGGAGCAATCGAGGCGGGCGGCACCAAATTTGTTTGCGCCGTCGGGTCTTCTCCCAACGATCTAAGCGCTGTGGAGCGCATTCCGACCACCACACCCGCCGAAACCATGGCCAGGGTGCGCGCCTATTTTGAAGCCCAGATCGCGCAAGGCGGCCCGTTGCAGGCCATCGGAATCGCAACCTTCGGCCCCGCCGGTGTGCATCCTGGCGCGCCGGAATGGGGCACGATTTTATCGACGCCCAAGCCGGGTTGGAGCAATACCAGCTTAGTCCAGCCTTTGGGCGACGCCTTTGGTGTTCCGGTCGGCTTTGATACCGATGTGAATGGTGCCGCGCTCGCAGAGCATCGCTGGGGCGCGGGTGCTGGGGCGAATGTCTCGACTTATGTCACCATCGGCACCGGCGTTGGCGGTGGAACGGTCGCGAATGGGCGGATCATCCACGGCTTGCGTCATCCCGAAGTCGGCCATTTCTATCCCCGGCGCCATGGCGAGGATGTACAGTTTTCGGGTATCTGCCCGTTTCATGGCGATTGTCTGGAAGGGCTTGCGAGCGGGCCTGCTATCGCGACACGCTGGGGCACTTCGCTTTCTCAGTTGCCGTCCAACCATATCGCGCATGAGGTGATCGCTTATTACCTCGGCCAGATGGTGGTGAATCTGCAAGCAGTGCTGGCGCCGCGCCGCATCATTCTCGGTGGCGGCGTAAGCCAGACACCCGGCTTGCTGGAGGAGGTGGCGCGTGCCGCCAAGCGTCTCGGCAATGGCTATTTCGCGCCCGCCAAAGACATGGAACGGCTGATTTCAGCGCCCGAATTGGGCGAACGGTCTGGGATTTTAGGCGCGGTGCTCCTGGCCGAACAAGCATTGCAAAAGCAGGCAAAAAACACATAG
- the gtfA gene encoding sucrose phosphorylase gives MKNKVQLITYVNRFGGGGLPELQALLTGPLKDVFGAVHILPFFLPIDGADAGFDPIDHRLVDPKAGCWNDVKSLSQDIDVMADVIVNHMSAESEQFRDVLERGSQSPFDKLFLTQEDVFPRGATPQELAAVYRPRPGVPFTPMTLRTGETRQFWTTFTPQQLDINVERPEGIAYLDGILQQFRAAGIRMIRLDAVGYAIKRAGTSCFMLPETFAFIDRLTARARELGMEVLVEVHSYYRQQVEVAKMVDWVYDFALPPLLLHAFAFGTAKCLAEWVKVRPSNALTVLDTHDGIGIIDIGADASDRKGRPGLVPPEQLAELVEIIHQRTKGESRQATGAAASNLDLYQVNSTFFDAMGRDVERYLLARAVQFFLPGVPQVYYVGLMCGANDMALLHETGVGRDINRHYYSLGEVELHLQSSPVQRLLQLIRLRNSHPAFDGALQMDLPHENVLSLIWRKDTAFAELSVDFAAGSGALRYSDGDAISELRFRADDVVQG, from the coding sequence ATGAAGAATAAAGTCCAGCTTATCACCTATGTGAACCGTTTCGGAGGGGGGGGCTTGCCGGAGCTGCAGGCGCTTCTGACCGGGCCCTTAAAAGATGTTTTTGGGGCGGTGCATATACTGCCGTTCTTTCTGCCCATCGACGGGGCGGATGCGGGCTTCGACCCCATAGACCACCGGCTGGTGGATCCCAAGGCGGGATGCTGGAACGACGTCAAATCCCTCTCGCAGGATATCGACGTCATGGCTGACGTCATTGTGAACCACATGTCGGCGGAATCTGAACAGTTCCGCGATGTGTTGGAGCGGGGCAGTCAGTCGCCTTTCGACAAGCTCTTCCTCACGCAGGAGGATGTCTTTCCAAGGGGCGCGACGCCGCAGGAACTGGCGGCTGTCTATCGTCCGCGCCCCGGCGTGCCATTCACGCCGATGACGCTGCGGACAGGTGAGACGCGACAATTCTGGACGACTTTCACGCCGCAGCAGCTCGATATCAATGTCGAGCGGCCTGAAGGCATCGCCTATCTCGATGGTATTCTGCAGCAGTTTCGCGCGGCCGGAATCCGCATGATCCGGCTCGATGCGGTGGGCTATGCCATCAAGCGGGCGGGCACGAGCTGCTTCATGCTGCCCGAGACATTCGCCTTTATCGACCGCTTGACGGCACGTGCCCGCGAGCTCGGCATGGAAGTGCTGGTGGAGGTGCATTCCTATTATCGCCAGCAGGTCGAAGTCGCAAAAATGGTAGACTGGGTTTACGATTTCGCACTGCCGCCTTTGCTTTTGCATGCCTTCGCCTTTGGCACCGCAAAATGTCTTGCCGAATGGGTCAAGGTGCGTCCCTCTAATGCTCTGACGGTGCTGGATACGCATGATGGCATCGGCATTATAGATATTGGCGCAGATGCGAGTGATCGCAAAGGCCGTCCGGGTTTGGTGCCGCCGGAACAATTGGCGGAGCTGGTTGAGATCATCCACCAGCGTACCAAAGGCGAGAGCCGCCAAGCCACGGGGGCTGCCGCCTCCAATCTCGACCTCTATCAGGTCAACAGTACCTTCTTTGACGCCATGGGGCGCGATGTGGAGCGCTATCTTCTGGCGCGCGCGGTCCAGTTTTTCCTGCCTGGCGTTCCGCAGGTCTATTATGTCGGCCTGATGTGCGGTGCCAATGATATGGCTCTGCTGCATGAAACCGGTGTGGGGCGTGACATCAACCGGCATTATTATTCCTTGGGCGAAGTGGAACTGCATCTGCAATCTTCGCCGGTTCAGCGTTTGCTTCAGCTTATCCGCTTGCGCAACAGCCATCCCGCCTTTGACGGCGCCTTGCAGATGGATTTGCCGCATGAAAACGTTCTGAGCTTGATTTGGCGCAAGGATACGGCCTTCGCTGAGTTGTCAGTTGATTTTGCGGCTGGTTCGGGAGCCCTGCGCTATAGTGATGGCGACGCCATATCGGAGCTGCGATTCCGCGCGGACGATGTGGTTCAAGGATAA